CCTTTCCTCGCCAAAAGTGTAATGCTGTTGGCTCGCTTGTTGGGCGCATTATACAAGGACCAAGATCCTGCCAAGAAGCCGGTAATGCGGCTAAGGAACCAACACATcacaaaagaaaaatgaCATCGCGGCTAATTGTGTCCCAGGCGTATAACAACAGAAAAGCAAACGGCAAGCTTACGTTGGTGAGCTCACCTACACATTCAAGACAACGATGAGCACGTAAATATTCTCCGTTGGTTTGTCTCGGAGTTTACGTGTTGGAAATGACACCCGCATCTCTACTTCCTCGACACGACAATCCCGTGGTGACCTCTCACTGTCCTCAGTTCGCCGATCCGGACTCGGTAGCTCCGTCCCACAACCAGAGACCGACTGTCGAGTCGGCTGGGAGCAACACACAAAGACCACATGATGTCTCTGctcaaccatcatcacatcacacaAAACACTTTTTCCCGGCCTCAAATTGTTTCAGCAGCAATGATGGCCCACGGATGGGCACGTTACCTTCCTCCTACATTAACATCCCTTCCACAGACCTGCCACATGGGGTTTCCATGTAGCAGATCTGGGGTAGGGCCCATCCGGGTAGGTAGAGTACAGTACCTCTAGGGTTGCAAGCGAGAGAAGTCGAAAGCTTGTCCGACCGATAGACGAGAGGTGTCATTGTCAACTGGCTGTCCAAAAACCCGGGTAAACTCACTCGGCTCCAAACTTTCTGGATTATCACACCCCTTTTCTATCCAGTGTGGTCTCTGCCGGTTTAGCTTGGCTGGAAAGGTCGTTAGAAGCAAGCCATGGACCATGGTAACATTAGGCCATGCCATACTACTGCACACAATATCTTGCTCTCAACACCTTCCCATCACATAGGCAGGCCTCCAAGGATACCAGATGTCATGAGGCAGAGACGTGGTCGGAAGGTGCAAGGTTCCTTGCATATGCCTTTTAAATCTTTAATATGCGGCGCGCAATATAAtgcgggggggggggggggggggggtcgAGAGTGTAAAGGTCCTTACCCCGGGTTCTTGGGTTGGTAGGGTAGGAAAGGTACCTAGAGGTGAGGCAACCAGACAGGCATCTACACACAGAGAGACAGACAACACTCAACACATACACTCCAGACCCAATATGCCGTAGTAGTAAGTACGTGCGCTGCAGGCCATGTTGCGTTTTCCCGGAGTCCGTTCTTCGGTTGCGGCCAAGCGGCCCATGCAACTTTCCGGAAAATTCCATAGCACCTTTATGCTATGCTTCACTCAACTGGTGTGCCACCTAGTCATAAGGTTTTGACGAAGTTCAACCGAACCAGTGAATTTTAGTGGTCATCACTATTTGCCTCCACTGGTCGTCGGCCGCTAGAATTATATGGCCCTGCATTATACGAGGCAGGGAGCAATCTACGGTGCTCTAACCATCAACCGAGAACCGAGAATCAAGATTCCAACGGAAACGTTGCTGACGGGACGGGTACTTTGATTATGTTATATACCACTCACCACTCACTGATTGACACAGATTGATGAACACTTCAGGATCACAAACTCTTTGACTCTTATTTCACGTCTTCGTGTCCCGTGTGCTGTGGCCCTACCTGGCGCGGCCCACTGGTTCTAGAGTCTAAGCTATGCAAGGGACCAAGAAGCGTTAGAATCAGAAGATTGGAGACAGAATGTATGATCTGGGCTACAAGCCAAACCAGCAGATTTGCAACGTTACTGAcaagttggagttggacggCTGGATCTGCGCTTGCTCATTTGTTACCGTGTCGAGAAGCCAAGGGTGGACGGATAAATATCACGGCCCAGACGGGGATAAAAGCGCCTTTCCGTCCCATCGAGAGTCAAGATGCTTGAGTACGGGTTTATTGATCCCATGCAGTATTCTCTTCTCTTGGACAGGGCAGACAGCTCTGCAGAGAGAGATAGAGGAGAGTCTGTCTCTCTCGTGCAAAAACGAGACAGTGGCTGACCTACCAGAGACTTGGACTTTTAAGTGGTAAAATCGCTGGGCATAGATGGAGGTTAGCTCGTGATTCAGTTGCGAGTTATTGCTCTGGAATCTGCCATTAACTTAGTTGGAAGTTGACTGATGTGGGTTGTGGGCATGGGATAGCTGACGAACGACCTCATACGAAATTATCTCTACTATACCCTTGTATTTAAGCACTTGGGTCTGGCAAGAACAtagggaaggaggaagtcTCCATGGCTTACTCCTTCTTCGAAATTGGTTATTTACCATGCCGTTTGAGCCGGTTCTATTGGATGCTTTACCGGTGATGCTAGGTAGTTACAATGGCAAGTGTAGACAGGTTCCCATATGACCGGTACGCAGGTATGTTGTGCGTAGAAAGACACTAAAGGAACGCAACAGAGCAACGCCGGTTTCACTACAGGAAAGACGGTGATGGCTAGCTCTATGTAGGAATGCCACTGCTTTGTCACTTTCTACCATCATAGTCGTGATCAACCAAGTAAGTCCCTTTTGTTGTCATCGCTCAACTGTGTCACTGCTTGTTTGTCGTTACAGGACGGGGTATGACGACCCGTCCCTCATTTTCTGTACTTCATACTCATTTCAACATCAAGACTACTACTGAGCCATTGGACATGGACGATACCAAATCTCTGTTTTTAGACAGACCAGCATCTCTGAGAGTTTTCAACTAAAAGATTTGTCAATTCAGGTCTCGTagcaaaaaaaagggaaCAAGAACCTGGTAAATGGTGACAAACGGCCATTGGTAGATGTTCTGCATCACAATCTGAAGAAAACGCAAACAATACCGTATCGATAGAAAGGAAATGAACCAGAGACATGTATATAGATGAATGCAAGTTCTTCAATCTTCATTCAATCGAATATATCCGCATACAAAAAGCATATTCTGCGTAAAATAATAGTATCAGATGAGTGTCATAGTTTTGAAAACATTGAAGCAATTCGGAGCCTTGATCTTACGTACATCATACATATAACGCCAAGATCCGGCCCCGtttccaacaaccaactacGACAGCTGATTAACAGCTGTAACATCTTCcgtagtatagtggtcagtatgtgagcttgtcaagcttgaacatcagttcgattcgctcgagacccgggttcaattcccggcgggagagaccAATCTTTTGCACTTTTTTTTGAGCTTCTCACCAACTCAGTTTTTGGTAAAGGGGACTTCCACAGTGATTCGGCGTAAGGCGACGAGGCTCCGACGAGGCTTCGTAGGGTAGGGGTAGGGGTTGTGATTATTCTGTGTAACCAAGATATGACTATCCGATTACCTATGTACATTAATTATACTAGAAGCTCGCAAGGCTAACCACCACTCGTCGAGcccgatggtgatggtgatgggaggaatGGATGGACCTGGGTGATAGGTAGGGaagggacgggacgggaatgaggcggggatgaggaggtaCGTAGTCAgtcagagagagagagagagagagagagagagagaaagtaCTTGAATTTGGAGACTGAGGGAGACAAGGGAAATGCATGAGCGGAGTGTATGTGGTGACGAGGGAGGGATAGATGGAAAGAGGAGCAAGTGTAGGTGAAGGGCTTGGGTGATGAGCAAGCGGTCCTTGTCCCCTAGACATCTCACTAGCATTTGGTTTTGCTTATGACAGAGGCGATGGCAGGTATCAATGGTGTTGTATTTCGTAGCCTCGGCCCGCCAGGACCCAGATGGCagtcctccacctcctttGAATAACTCCGAGGCAGACTCCTTCGCTGTTCTATTTTTTCGGCCACGAGCCCCCAAAAATTGACTCGGTATCCTTCTGCGTCTCGCCATGCACATGATCTCTTTCCCTTATGAGGCATGCGAGCGCGGCCCATTCCTTAGCAGCCAGCCCATACGTGtccctctccatcttggAAAGCCCCGGCTCAAACAATCGCGTCAGGCAAAGGCGCTCCAGCCTGTCCGCGGCCTTCTCTTCGCCGCCCTGCGCCGCCCTTTTGAACCGCAGCTCCGCCTCCTCATTCAGGAGTCGCATACCCTCAGTCATGCCCTCCATGGTTTGATCCTTGTAGAAGTCCATAAACGCAGCCGCCAAGTCAAGGCTCTCTTCGCACCCGTCCTTGATCCACTCAGCGAGCTTTTCCGCCTCATGCTGCATGATGATCGCCAGCGCATAGTGTCCAGCCGCTATATCCagctcgtcggcggcgaCCCGCAGCTCCTCGACGGCTACGGTCActttccccatcatcatcatcgccatccccCTCCTGACGCGGTAAATGCCCTCCCATGTCCAGAGCGGCAAGCGCGCAGGCTTCTTGTCCAGCGGCAACAGGCGCTCGAGCATCTCCCTCCTGCGCAGCGCGTACGAGCTGGTCTCTTTGCGGACCACAAGTCCCAACATCGTCTCCTTCATGTCGCTGAGGAAGCTCAACGTCTTGACCAGGAACGGGACCCTTTCACTCTTGCCACCTTGTccgccaacgacaacggGTTCGACCTCGTACATGCCCGGATTCCGCATGTAGCCCTTCATGGCCTTGTCCAGATACTCCAGGGCGATCTCGGGCTTCTCAGGGTCCCACACTTCGTCGGCCTTTAAGGTGCAAGCGTTGGCGTCGCCCTTGCGGATGAGGTCCTGGAACTTGCCCTGGATGTAGCGGTAAGTCTCGCTCTTGGGGTCGCGGCGCCGGGCAATGTGCTGAAAGTAGCGGTACAGCGTCACAATCGCGGGCGAGTAGTTGAGCGACGACAGCATGTGCAGGATGTGCATGCCCATCTGCCAGAAGGCGGGCACCTCGAAGTGCGGGTGGATGAGCAGGAAGCCGCAGTAGTAGAGGCGTGCAACGGGGAAGTAGTCCTCGCGCATCATGCGCGTTTTCCATGTCGACTCGTGCttgacggccacggccatGTACGCGAAGAGTGTCTCGACGCAATCTTGCGCGGTGAGCTTGGGCGTCTGGAGGTGGCTGACGAGGAACTCCCATTGTGCGAAGCTAGGGCCTGCGTATTCGCCTTCGAAATATTGGCCTGTTTGAGCTCTTCTGGACGCGATCTTGGACATTTTGTATGAGCGTCGTTGCTGTGATAATGCTGCCGGTTGGCTATGGCCGCTTGATAATGGCGAGCTCGATGCCGATGGTTGGTGAGACGGTATCGGCGACGGCCGGACATGATGAAGCGCTACGGGCGACACTGGTTGTAGGGATGAAAGGCGACATGTATGCCGCACCAGGGCCCGGGATCGGTGCATGACTGGTTGTGGAAGGGTGGTGAGCCTGGAGCTCACTTGGACCGAGGtgagttgaaggaggtgaACGGAagttggtgaggttgaagtgTGGTGGAGAATATCGGACTGTTGATGTTTGGGTACCTGGCTGTTAGTGCATCCGGTAGTgccgtcctcttcttgaaGGTGCTTTGGCTATGGTCCAGAAACCCAACATAAAGACGGAATCTACCCAGCATAATCATTTGAATAGAGTAAGAGTTTGTGACCGTGATAACTATGAGAAAAGGCATTCCTCTGGTATCGAACTGTGGTTGGCATCGGAGTTAAGATATTGGATTACAGCAAAGCAGGTACCTAGCGCTGCGGgggaaattgttagtgttTCTCGACGTTGGATTTAGTGTTGTTTACGCCTCCGCAGGGGGGTGGGCGGAATGCGAGAAGTGGGTCAGGAACCGCACGCTCAACTAAATGATCCAATCAGAAAGCCCGATAGTTGCCTGCCAAAGCTGCCAGACCCTGGTCGGCCAAAAAAAAGTGTGAATTGGAGAAAGTTCAAACCTTCGAATTGCGAACCTTCCTGGACTCTTCACTTGAGATTCTCGTCCTCATATCGCCCTCGTCATAATTTTTTGGCTTGTTCCAAAAATCTGTGCTTTGCGTTATTGTACAATATTTGAGGGGAAAGAACAATATTTGAACAGCCCCATTTCCGCCCACACTTCAGACAATTTCAGCCACGGCGCATCATCAAAATGGCACCCAGGACTCGCGGCCAAACAGCAAGGGAGAACTCCCCCGAAAAGGCTGCTGCCACTCCGGCAAAGGCACCTCGTGCAACCAAGGCTGCGGCCAAGAAGAATACCCCCAGGAAGACTGCCCTGAAGAGGGCCGCCGAGATTGTAGAGACTGAGCaggtggaggttgagagcaCGGTTCAAACGCCCTTGAAGGAGTCATCGGCAGAATCCTCCGTCTCGATCAGGAGTACCAAGCACGTCGAGATTGAGATCCCTATCCCAACATCAGCCGCCAAGACCCTGGACCCTGACACAACAATGGAGGGAGAATCGCAACTATTCCAGACCCCGACCGAGCAGCCGCGGGGAAAGCGCATCACGTTCGACGACAGTGAGCAGGAGGAGTTTGTCACGCCAAGAGAAGCCCCGGACGTCAACCCGTTGGAAAAGATcctgaaggagaagaaagaagagcaggagcaaAACGAGGAGGAttcggacgaggaggacagTGACGACGAGGCTCCTGAGGCGGTCTCTACTTCCGCAGCTCAGGCCAAGTCCTtggaggctgagaaggctgcCCAACGGGCTGCCGAGCAGTAAGTCATTATGCGGAATCGTGGAAGAGGACGAGTGAAACATGACTCTAACGACTACTACAGAAAAGCTgctgccgagaagaagaggcgccAAGAGCGCGATGCCATTCTCAAGGAGCAAgcaaagtccaagaagcgcgccgccaagaaggttGAGCAACCGAGTGAGGATGAAGCCGAGTCagaggccggggaggatgCTGCGGCAGCTTTGCccgagaagaggaagcgggAGATCCCGAAACTGCTTCCCCTTGAGCTTTTGGAGtctgacgacgaggacgacgaggctCTTGAGAGGTCAGATTCAGCCGCTGGAGCCAAGAGGAGAAAGGTGGTTCGTAAAGCCAAgggcatcaaggacgagaaggtcGGCTCGACAGTGTTCAGAGTTGTGCCAACCGACACAAACCAGACTCTTGCACCCAAGGTGAAGAGGCAAGCGTTGAACCTCAAGGAGACCCTCCTACTCCGAAACAGGAAGCCGCAAGTGAAGACCGGGTTCTTTAGGCGGTAAAGCTGCGATGTGCAGATCGTGGGGGAGGACTGAGGAGGTGAAAGAGCGAGGCGGACAAATTACACGTGTACATGCACGATATCTCATTCCGTTGGTGATCAACAAATAGCGATCAGACTGGTTCCTGGCGGTGGTAGGAACTTTGAAGCCGAGCGGACGAGCGGACAGGAAGTTGGCACAAACAAAGGACGGGCTCCAGTGTCATTAGTCGGACGCAGGTACAGCGATCCACAACTGGATGGAGATATGACGAAACAAGGGTCCCAGTTAATGATACCAAACCATCGAAAAGTAAACACAGCTTTAGCCGAGTCCCGTCTTCAATATTATCTCGTGAAGTGGTATTATTTGCGTCTGAGAAAAAGAATATGTCTGATATGTTGAATAGCAGAGTTAACGTGATGCCATAGAGGACTTTGCAGCCTGGAACACCATTGACGGCAGCAGCGACAATCGGACCTTCTCGCAACTGTTTGGTTCCCACCGACCCGCCAAGCAACCGAACCACGGCATTCACACCTACTGACGAAAACCTCaaggaacaacaaccagctcGGGGCCGGGAATCGCACGTGTGACAGGTTCTGGTTGCCCCGAACTTGCAGATGATAATCCACTTTTTACGTTTTGATGCTTCCGCCCTAGCTACCGAGTCCCGACCCCTCCTTTCAGTAGACGTACGGTACATAGAGGTACCCTATCCCACTTCCGTCCCGTCATCCCATCTCGAGCTCTgtttccaacttccactctaacaacaacatcacatcatcacaactTTGACTTGTGCTTCTGCTTCCTGCAACCCCCCCTAGATACCCCCTTTTTAATACTATCAAACCAAACAAATCGCCCAAAATGGCTCGTCAGTTCTTCGTCGGCGGTAACTTCAAGATGTGCGTcaattcccattcccatagCTCAATGGAGCTTTCCCCAACACTTTTACCCCGCCAtttaccatcatcaccatggcaTCCCGTCATATGCCATGTCGGAAAACCCCGCGGGAATGACTCGGTCAGCTAACCAAAGAAACCCTTATTTCCAGGAACGGGACCCAGAAGGATCTCAAGGCCATTGTTGAAAACCTTAACAATGCTCAGTTGGACTCCAACGCCGGTATGTTTGCAACCGCAGAGCAAGAAACTGGGATAACCAGCAACACAATGAATGCTCAGGCAGTGCTGACCACAACATAAAACAGAGGTCGTGATCGCTCCTCCCGCTCTCTACCTTGACTTTGTCAAGCAGAACCTCAACAAGTCCACCGTTGAGGTCGCCGCCCAGAACGTGTTCAACAAGCCCAACGGTGCTTTCACTGGCGAGATCAGCGCCTCGCAGCTCCAGGATCTCGGCATCAAGTGGACCATCCTCGGCCACTCTGAGCGCCGCAACGAGCTCGGCGAGTCGGACGAGTTCGTGGCCTCCAAGACCAAGTACGCTCTTGACAACGGCATCTCGGTCATCTGGTGCTGCGGCGAGTCCAAGGACACGCGCCAGGCCGGCGAGACCATCAAGTTCGTTGAGAACCAGCTCGCCGCTCTCGCCAAGCAGATTTCCGAGTCTGACTGGAAGAACGTGGTCGTCGCCTACGAGCCCATCTGGGCCATCGGCACCGGCCTCGTCGCCACCAAGGAGCAGGCCCAGGAGGTGCACGCCGCCATCCGCAGTTGGCTCAAGCAGAACGTCAGCGACAAGGTTGCCCAGGAGACTCGCATCCTCTACGGCGGCTCTGTCAACGCCAAGAACTGCAAGGACCttgccaaggaggaggacattgACGGTTTCCTTGTTGGCGGTGCCAGCTTGAAGCCCGAGTGTGAGTACTTTCCAGTGATCCTATATGGCGTGAAAATTTATGGTGGCTAACATGACGATAAACACAGTCGTCGAGATCATCAACTCCAAGCAGTAGGCTACCCGCCCATTAAAAAAGTTTCCCATAGCTTTGTAACAAACCGCACGGTCTTGTCAGCGCGCATAGGGAGGGGGCTGACGTCTGCGGGTTTATATAGGCTAGGAAATGGTGTTGAGAACAAGGCCAAAATATAAAATAGTTAAATGTCCTAAGTGTCGGGTGTTCAGTTGGGATTTGAAAAGTACCATTTACTTCCTATGGCCCGTTTAGCTTTCTCGGGACACCAATCACCGTAACTCCATGGTTCCTTCACTCGCTGCGACTTCTCAGATGTTCCCTAGTAACTTTCAGTCCTAACACTCCAACACCAGGAACCGGAGGACCGTATCTGTATCTGATGCTTGGCAACTGGAAAACCCATCATTACTCAGAATTTTATAGATCTGAAGGGGCTTTAGGACGACTCTTGACGAATCGTACTCCTTGATACTGCAAGAAACCTTTTGATGTCCTTAATCATATTCATACATTCCACATGGTATATACAATCCCCCCTGGTACCGGACCGAGCCAGCTATTTGTCAAGCCAACACCAGTCCAGCCCAGCACCAGCCCCAACATCCCCCAACATCCCCCAACACAAACAATCCAGCccaacccagcccagcccagcccagcccaagCAACAGTTGAGGTTGAGTTTTATACAACCAAACCCTGCCCGTGATAAGGCGACCAAACGCCTCTGACACTGGGGTTCGTGCTGGTGACGGGCTTCTTGAACTTCTGGGGCTTCTCGCCGCTCGAATCCCGCAATagctcggccttcttcaaAATCTCCAGCGGCTCCATGTTGCGCACGCAGATGGCCTTGGTGCGCCCGTTGATGTAGTGGCCCATGAGGATCGGGTGCTTGGCGGGCCGCGGGGAGACGACGAACTCGATCTGcgggttggcggcggcgaatttagggaggagggatttgATGAAGCCGCTGTGATGTGAAAGCATATGGTTAGTATAGCTAGAGCCTTGGGGGAGGGTGTATGGACTCgaagaggacggggagggggGCTATGATATGGCATGGTCGGAGAGGGCAGGAAGGTAGGGTGGATGGAGGATATGGTCGGGGATATGGACGGCAGGGTGGTATGAATAGGTCGAGGATGGTGTTTCGAGGAAGAGACGATGCCGTAGAAGCGCATGGTGGTCTCGATAGTAGGGAAGGGTATTCGATCGGAAGGGATACTGCGATGTCTATGTCGAAGGATGGTAAACGTACTTCATGCCCCGGGAACTGCCAGCCCAGTCACTGTAGTGGATGTCCAACTTCTTGCACTGCAAGACGAATGCGCCGACGCCATTCTAGAGACATAGTAACCAAAGAttagctttttttttcttgatTAGTTTAATTTGCTCAGGATACTGTTTAACTTACACGGCCGGCAGAGGAGATCTGCGTCAGTGCTTTTACCGTCATTGTTGTGATGCTCTTCTTCGTGAGCGCCGCCGTCCTCCGAGCCTTGCAACAAGTCCGAGTCCACCAGGGTTCATGATCCGGAGGGCGGGTGCGACTTCTGAACTTCTGAGCCCGTCGCGCGCCGGCACGGCACTGGGGGGACTGGACCCGCCCACTGGCTGACTGCAAAAGCGGTCGGCAGAATTTCAATGCGATTCCACCCCTTTAAAGGGCGTGTGTGTAGTGATAAGACGGGAGGGTGCACGGTCCCTCTTTATCCGTCAGTCACGGTGCCCGTTCGGTCAAGCGCgcgagaaggaagagctggagcaaGAGCTGCGAGGCTGCCAGGCAGTGGAAACgacacagcaacaacggtcCTCGCCCAAACTGGACAGGGCCCTTGCTGCTCAGCTCCTCCCGCCTCCCgccctctctcttcaactGTCCACTTTCTTAGGCAAAGCAAGCAAAGTCGCGAATGCGGGTTTGATCTTTCTCACAACCCGACAACGCCACATTTatcgccatcaccagctTTGGCAAATTAGTAACAGTGTTAAAGTTTTATTCAACTCTTCTCGCCCGGCTTTGCGAACAGCGGAGGATAAAACGACAGACGACATTTCCACTGGTTTCCGACGGACATATTTCATTCGACGACAGAGAagatcaaccaccaccaaaacaccaagaaccAGCTACAACAGCGACACGTGAAGAAGCGACAATGACAGATAGGCTGCCGCCTAACCTCCTCGCACTCTTCGCGCCCCGGCCACCTCTGCGCTGGGTGCCGCCCTGCGATGTTGCTCCCGAAGAGCGCAAGTCGGCCTTCATCACCCCCGTCGCCGACTTCCTTCCTGCCATGCAGGCCTACGAGCAGGAATACGAGTACCACCCGACCGAGAGCTGGCTGGAGGCGCGCGACCGCAAGAAgcgcgagaagaaggaggctttGGAGAAGCTGTTGACTGAGGGTCCCAAGAATTGTACGCGGCAACCGACCCCCAACAACGACGTTGCGCGCAGTTGTACTCGCTACTCCTTTACttgactttgttgttgtctgttaTGCCGCTTGCTAACATATGACGTTTTGTTTTTACAGACAACCCCAATGACGATCCCAACATCAGAGGAGATGCTTTCAAGACGTTGATAGTGGCGCGTCTTGATTACCGTGCTGATGAACAGGATCTCGAGCGCGAGTTCAGCCGCTTCGGTCCCATCGAGCGTGTAAGTTTGCATCTTTAAATGTGTGTTGTCGACGTTAGCTGACCCAAAAACAGATCCGTATCATTAGGGATACCCACGTCGATGAGAActcgaacaagaagaagaagccccaTCGTGGCTATGCTTTTGTCGTTTTCGAACGCGAAAAGGACATGAGAGGTAATGACCAGCTTCCCCTtgaccccccccccccccccccccccccccccccccccccttcttGACATTCAACCAAGCACACTACAGACAAGCAAACGCCCGCTGTCGGTGCTTTTCTGTAAGCCCACAACCAGGACTCAATGGCCCTCAAGCTTGCCTGTCCTGCGGAAACTTTTCGTCTTCCCtatatccatccatcttcatcttccacgTCGTCGTATACCTTGAAAGGTAgtatttttttcttcatgGTAAGGCCTTACTGACACCTGCGCCTGTGGCGCATGCGCAATCCAGCTGCTCTAGATGGCTGTGATGGCATCCGTATCAAGGATCGCCGCATCAAGGTCGATGTAGAGAGAGGCCGCACGGTCAAGGGATGGAAGCCTCGTCGTCTCGGTGGCGGTCTTGGTGGCCGTGGTTACACCAAGGCGATGCCCGCAAGGCCTATGGGTCCTGGTGGATTTGGCGGCCCCGGTGGCTTCCGCGGCGGTGGTTTCGGTGGTGGATTCAGAGGACGCGACCGCGGCTTCAGGGGTGGTGGCGGCCCCGGCGGCCCTGGCGGCGGctttggaggtggtgatcgCTTCGGTGGACGCAGCGGTGGCAGCGGTTTCGGCGGCGGACGTGACGGCGGTCGTGGCTTCGGCGCCCCAGCTGGTGGCAGCAGCTTCTCCCCTCCGTCGGGTGCTCCCAGTGGCCCCGGTGGTGGCTTTGGTGGCCGTGACCGTGACAGTCACCGTGGAGGTGACAGGGACCGTGATCGCGACAGCCGCAGGGACGGTCCTAGCGGAAGCAGCGGTGGGTACGGTGGTGGGCGTGATGGCGGTCGCTCATATGATGACAGATCTGGTGGCGGAGGTTTCCGCGGCGGCGAACGCAACGCTCGGCAGACTGGCAGCAACATGGAGCCCATCCGGCCCAGAGAACCCGGAGCCCCAAGGGAATCCAGAGACGGTGGGTATCacggtggcggcggccgcgACTACGACAGGCCCAGAGAACACGACGACTCGTCCAGGAAACGCGGGTACGACGGCGGATACGAAGACCCCAGGAAGTTGCGTCGCTATTAGACATGATGCTGGTCGCCGAACAACATTGACAGACCTTGTaatcgacaacaacatacTGGTCCGGTTTGTCTCGTGGTGGGTATCGTCAGCCCCTCTCACTACTCCCAAGTTTCTACTCAGtattcttcccttttccttcgaCGATAAGGGTAAGCCACGACGTTTCACTTCTCACGTGTCATACTTGACTATGGCCGTGTCTTGTCAACTATCCACGACCAGGATAGTGGGGAGGT
The window above is part of the Sordaria macrospora chromosome 4, complete sequence genome. Proteins encoded here:
- a CDS encoding mitochondrial 54S ribosomal protein mL43 — its product is MTVKALTQISSAGRNGVGAFVLQCKKLDIHYSDWAGSSRGMNGFIKSLLPKFAAANPQIEFVVSPRPAKHPILMGHYINGRTKAICVRNMEPLEILKKAELLRDSSGEKPQKFKKPVTSTNPSVRGVWSPYHGQGLVV